Below is a window of Populus alba chromosome 2, ASM523922v2, whole genome shotgun sequence DNA.
aaTGTTGTCCtgtaactttttaaattataaatttttatttcctaaCAATTTAagacatttaattttaatccaaaatttaaattttttttatccccaatttgacagaaaaaaaataaaagaaaattgctGGATTTcggtgataataaaaaaaaagtctcaatgAGATCAATTCTGGGCACAAAAACACTAGTTTAATAAGTAATTTTGTATTGTTATCGGTAAAGGGCAACACTGATAATAATCGTATAAATGTTGTAATCATtccaaaaattaattatcatcaaTTGAATTTAACTTTAAGGAGTGTAGCTCAATTGATCAGACCCTAAGTTTGCTCTATAAAAATCACTAGTTCGAGTCTTACAAGCTTTAGAATCACTAAAaacttacatgatcattaactttaagGCTCATGGGATTAATCAAGATACATGTAAGCTAGTTTAAAcactcatgttaataataataataaaaaaaaaaaaaaagttatcaattGAACTTGAAGATGGTGGTGCGGGTTTGTTTTCTACAAGTAAACATGGATACATGGCAAGTACTAGCACTAGTGTACACAAAATACTCCAATCACAATACTACGCAGCATGAGAATTGCTCGGATCTGGAACTGACTGTAGATTCCATCATGTTTTTTTGACGACAGGAATATATTGCATAGTTTTCAATAATATTGTCAACTCAGAAGCAGTCAAGGCATCTTAGGCCTCTTCACTATCATCACAGTGCAGTTAGCATGATGAACGCAATAGTCACTCACACTACCTAAGACTGCCCTGCAAGAGAAATGTGAAAACCTGTGAGCTCAAACTTTCTGCAGATAACTAAGTGATTTGGACAGTATGCAACCATGTGTAAACTGCAAAGTAGCTGTAGTGGAGCTTCCTAAGAGCCTTTCAACAGTATTTACTGGATATCTAACAGCAGTCCAGTGGATCTAACTATATATCAATGTACTAGATTTGAAAATATGAAATCAAATACCTTTTAATAGCTCCATAACCATGACTTCCTACAACCAGCACTGAAGCATGGTGCTTCTCTACAGCCTCGCGAAGAACATTTCTAGGATCACCTTCCACCACTTCGAAGATCACATCACTCACCTGCAGAGAAGCTGAAATGATCAGGAAAACAGCCAACGCAAAATCCACTCATTTAGTTCAACGTTCATTTGCTAGATGTCTGATGAATGACCCGGTCAATTCATCATCTGCTTTCACTAAGAGCGAAGGCAACGTGAAGAACAAAGTAGCCCCCATTTCTCTCATTCTCTTTGGGACCGGAAACCATCATCTTACAAGATTTTAACAGTGGTTACAAGAGGAACGATCGAggacataaataataaaagacgCATTCCCCCATTAGATTAGATGTAGTCATagtatttaacaaaaataaataaaaaataacgatTGCAAAttcgtttttgtttcttttgcaaGGACGACGCGTCTAGTATATACCAGACAGAACGTtggatatttattaattatatgaatGGTTTTAAGTAGTTATGGAATGAATTGATTACAAGAGATTGTGAGTACCGATTTACTGATGCAAATTTCCTTAGCCTTTTCGATACCTCTTGCAGCTATCTTCTTCAAGTCCGATTCCACTTGTGGCAAAACTTCAGCAATCCctgaaaacaaagaagaacGAGTAGAAGACGCACATGCTACACACTGCTATAGAAGTGGAAAGAGAAGAGGAGAAAGCTGAGGATATATTATGTACAGAATTAATGAAGTGGAAAACAAATAGGTACCAGGTTCAGCAAGACTGGCGACGACGGAGGTAGCGGAAGTTATGGCATGGACAACAACGACCTTGAAAGGTGAATTGGAAGCTAGAGGGGGAGTGAAGAAGTGATCAAATGTCCACTCTAAAGCGTATGTACTGTGCTGGCTATCATCAATCCCAACAACCATCACTTGCTTCTCTTCTAAGGTTGCCATTTCTGATACTGATATTTGCCCGTCCGTCCGTCCCTCTTCTCTGTTTATATCGAGAATTAAGTTGCAGAACTATAGTTGTTTTCTCTTGGATTGCTGATTTACGGCAACCTTCAGAAAATCCCAAGTAGAGATGATTTACAATTAGTGATTTACTATGGGCATTCTAGGAGGGACACGGGCTAGGACAAAACCATGATTGGAACGGGTGACCATCCCATCCATGAAGCTGGATCAATCGAGGAGACGATGTCGTTTGAAGTACGCAACGACCACAGGAGATAAGACCCAATAATTGAAGTTGAACGACTCGGCGGGTAGATAGATATCAAAGATTTTTGCCATTAACGTGAGAGATTGTTCATTATTATAACTCGAACAAGTCAAAGATTCAACCAATCTCGGTGTGTGTCTGTATTTATTTGTCTATATAATATCAAagatttcaaattttcttttaaaagtagttaattttatattttaatttcctaTAATTATTGTATTGTAATACCTGTATTTCAATTTCACGtttgtttctaatttattttacattctAGTTTATGTATTAATTCTTGATACTCATTGTTGAATTTGATTGtgtatatttttatgtaaatagcTAGTTTAAAATGTTGTTTGCCTCTTTTAAAGAGTAATTCTAGCTTCCTTCATATATTAGATGTTGATTGTTTTCCATAGCAAGAAATCTTTTATTAGAAAAACTTAACATTTATCATTgtattttacttctttttacTGTAATAAACTATATGGGTCTAACACTCACTCTTTGAGCAACCTTgatgaaacctttttttttagggataagagttatttttatacatcttcttttttaaaaagggaTCAATGtccaaattttaaaatcaaatataggTTATGCTCTATTGTTATGAATTTCAACAAAAATTCTACTTGAAGACTTAACGCCAACATCTTTGATgggtctcctatttttagggattgaTGTTATTTTCTAACATGTTTAAAGATCGATGTCAGGTTTTTcacaaaataattagaaattttaaataagaaaaaatgtaaaaaataattaggataattaatgaaaatcaCAAAGacaaatatagaagaaaacatAGTAATGGTAACATTTCATAAGAAAAGATATTGTAAGAGtaacgttgtttttttttttaagcataatCAACCCCTTACTTAGATCTCTGgaataaatacatattttaggATCCCTAATTTCTTTAACTTGCTAGGTGGCAACTTTAATTTTCCATGATGATATACATATTTTTCCTCGCGATATATATTTAACCTCGATTGATGTTAACCAAGGTGTGACAATCATAGTTATTGAATAATGCAAGTCTACTGCATTACTTTTGATTTTCATTGATGGTCATTTTTTTGTACTACAAGTGAAAGTAACTAGTGGATCCAAacactttattttaataaatacaaatttgaAGTACCTTGCATTTAAAATGTAGCAAGTTAGATGTTTCTTTTGTGATGATTGGATAATGAATACAATACCTATATAGTTTAAAACgtgaataaatttattgtttactTAATATTTAATGTGTAAGTTAGTTTGACAAATTTACACAATACTTAAAACACGTTTCAagtttcaaatctcatattagTATAAATTGTATATATAGCTTAAAGGTAGCTGAGattttgagatgaaaaaaaaagattcaaagtggatttatttaaaatgttagCTAGAATGCCAGATCAAATCCAATTGACCAAAGTCGACAATATCACTATAAATGTTGAGATTATTTCTAAAGTGCATTACATTTTAGtcataaaatttatgaaaaatattaataaaaaaacaacataaaagtaaaaatattggaaataaaccaacaaaaaaaatccaaaatattcaGGAACAGTGTAAAATATATTGTCAGGAAACTTAGGCAACCAtaataaatcattttcaaccaatGTTATTACATTTTATCAAACTAATTGTGTATtacatatattttcaaacaagccTTGATGCTTATAGGAAAGtaatatatagttatatatattactagtatttttattattggttaaatatttagttttttttttcaaaccctttattatctcaatttttttggttatggagttattaagaaaatatatctcACAACTTCAGAACATAAGTAAACAATTATGTTagattattatcatatttctaataaaaatttctaataaatcataaattaatttcttaccagttattttgcttttaaaaaaattttaatggaaCAAATAGTCTCTTATAATTTATTCTactcataaatataataaattatctcTCATTGTAGATTTGAATTAGCAATGGCTTAATACTTTATTTGATAGGGATTATGATAATATAATGAATCGTGTTATTGATTACGCTAATTATAGTAGTGGCAGTATTAGCGATAATGGTGTTGGTGATGATTGCAAtacaaatgataataataatgatgattatGATAATGACAATTATTACAAcgataattaaaatgattttgatgaggAAGGTGAGTTGTTTTGGAGGAGAGAGTCTAATTGTCTATATTATTTTGGGGTGTAACTCAATTGGTCAGACTCTAGGTTTGCTTCCTTGAGGTCATCCGTTCAAGTCTTACAAATCTTAGGACTATtggaggtttacatggtcgttaattttaaagttcgtagaattaattgagatgtgTGCAAACTGGTCCAGACATCcgtgttataaaaaaaaacaagaagaagaagaagcaaaatccAAGCAATTATTTTCAGTTGTAGATGATGACCTCATAATTAGTTCTGTAGCTTCGTTTTTTTCTCTCAGCTCACCAATTATCATGTTTGCAGATTGACAGCAGGTATGACCATTTAATCCTTGCCCAAACGACTTCcattatataattattctaGTTTAACACGTTCATGGCCGCATATTCTAGTTTTCACTTTTCTTTAACAGTTTG
It encodes the following:
- the LOC118046882 gene encoding universal stress protein PHOS34, which produces MATLEEKQVMVVGIDDSQHSTYALEWTFDHFFTPPLASNSPFKVVVVHAITSATSVVASLAEPGIAEVLPQVESDLKKIAARGIEKAKEICISKSVSDVIFEVVEGDPRNVLREAVEKHHASVLVVGSHGYGAIKRAVLGSVSDYCVHHANCTVMIVKRPKMP